A stretch of the Aminipila terrae genome encodes the following:
- the yneA gene encoding cell division suppressor protein YneA: MTNRKKSYRIKSKFRFTTSITIALILIMFMANTAFGLNNVSSLTKTNPIEIEIQSGDSLWNIACEYGPGHTDPRKTVYDICSLNNITADNIYPGQTILIPDYSK, from the coding sequence ATGACAAACAGAAAAAAGTCATATAGAATTAAATCCAAGTTCAGATTCACTACATCAATAACCATAGCACTTATTTTGATTATGTTTATGGCAAACACTGCTTTTGGCCTGAATAATGTCAGCAGTTTAACAAAAACAAATCCAATAGAAATTGAGATACAATCTGGAGACTCACTTTGGAACATTGCGTGTGAATATGGGCCAGGCCATACTGACCCCCGAAAAACTGTATATGACATATGCAGTTTGAACAATATTACTGCGGATAACATTTATCCGGGACAGACAATACTTATTCCTGATTATTCCAAATAA
- a CDS encoding VOC family protein yields the protein MVQSIVHIALVVRDYDEAIEFYTKKLHFTLIEDTYQKEQDKRWVVVSPPGSLGTTILLARASKSEQEPFVGNQSGGRVFLFLGTDDFWRDYNEMKGLGIEFVRPPKEQDYGIVAVFKDLYGNLWDLVQFKENHPMFKRIK from the coding sequence ATGGTACAGTCAATTGTTCATATTGCTTTGGTTGTCAGGGATTATGATGAAGCAATAGAGTTTTATACAAAAAAGCTTCATTTTACTTTGATAGAAGATACTTACCAGAAGGAACAAGATAAGAGATGGGTAGTGGTATCTCCTCCAGGATCTTTGGGAACGACTATATTACTTGCCCGGGCCTCCAAATCAGAACAGGAGCCTTTTGTTGGAAACCAGTCAGGGGGAAGAGTATTTCTGTTCCTGGGAACGGATGATTTCTGGAGAGACTATAATGAAATGAAGGGCCTAGGAATAGAATTTGTAAGACCTCCTAAAGAGCAGGACTATGGTATAGTAGCTGTATTTAAAGATTTATACGGAAATCTGTGGGATCTGGTACAGTTTAAAGAAAATCATCCTATGTTTAAACGCATAAAATAA
- a CDS encoding TVP38/TMEM64 family protein — MKSISENKNKVRIRVKRMITIIKFLLLIIVIVGIPLYIMIYERAFISQFKSLDTVNAYLLKYKTASVFAYIGIQILQIVICIIPGQAMQFAAGYAYTFWLGYLYSIIGTALGTIFAFYLARFLGKDAIRLLFDEKKVTKFVDKLNSKRAFILVFVIFLIPGLPKDLFTYAAGVSEMKLKVFLIISLVGRTPAMMASIMIGSMFNKGSYVGIVILTVVMAILFIWGAKHHEKLTLMMDKWYEKLVHM, encoded by the coding sequence ATGAAGTCTATTTCTGAAAATAAGAATAAGGTAAGAATTAGAGTCAAGCGTATGATTACGATTATAAAGTTTCTATTGCTAATTATAGTCATAGTTGGAATTCCTTTATATATTATGATTTATGAAAGAGCATTTATAAGTCAGTTCAAAAGTTTAGACACTGTAAATGCTTATTTACTGAAGTATAAAACTGCCAGTGTATTCGCCTATATTGGGATACAAATTCTTCAGATTGTCATATGTATTATACCTGGACAGGCTATGCAGTTTGCTGCAGGATATGCATATACTTTCTGGCTTGGCTATTTATATTCCATTATTGGAACTGCTCTTGGAACCATATTTGCTTTTTATCTGGCCAGGTTTCTGGGGAAAGATGCGATTCGCCTTTTATTTGATGAAAAGAAAGTTACAAAATTTGTAGATAAATTAAATAGTAAACGTGCGTTTATATTGGTATTTGTAATATTTTTAATTCCGGGTCTTCCAAAAGATCTGTTCACTTATGCTGCAGGTGTATCGGAAATGAAGCTGAAGGTTTTTCTCATAATCAGTCTGGTTGGCAGAACCCCTGCAATGATGGCTTCTATTATGATTGGAAGCATGTTTAACAAAGGCAGCTATGTTGGAATTGTCATCCTTACAGTGGTTATGGCTATTTTATTTATATGGGGTGCCAAGCATCATGAAAAACTTACTTTAATGATGGATAAATGGTATGAAAAACTCGTTCACATGTAA
- a CDS encoding methionine gamma-lyase family protein → MQKNTYELLTKKMGIAPEVIKIIDESENAVSDLFTELDDIMAFNQYKVLEAFQKNKISDMHFSWNTGYGYDDPGREAIEKVYCDIFKTQAALVRPIIVNGTHALTLTLTGILRPGDELIYCTGAPYDTLEEVIGLRGEGKGSLKEFGITYNQVELTSEGNIDLEALKKVITEKTRIITVQRATGYGWRKAITIAEIEEWASFVHGINPNIVCMVDNCYGEFLDTKEPTEVGADIIAGSLIKNPGGGLALAGGYITGRADLVENISYRMTSPGIGGECGLMFGQTRTMFQGLFLAPKAVNAAVKGAILCAQAFDSLGYEVCPKASEKRSDIIEAVKLNNPEAMCAFAEGIQSAAPIDSHVKPVPWAMPGYDSDVIMAAGAFVQGSSIELSADGPLREPYIIYFQGGLTYEHSKFGVIKALQALYEKNLLKNI, encoded by the coding sequence ATGCAGAAAAATACATATGAATTATTGACAAAGAAAATGGGAATTGCACCTGAAGTTATAAAAATTATTGATGAATCAGAGAATGCAGTATCAGATTTATTCACAGAGCTTGATGATATCATGGCGTTTAATCAATATAAAGTTTTAGAGGCATTTCAGAAAAATAAAATCAGTGATATGCATTTCAGCTGGAATACTGGCTATGGATATGACGATCCGGGCAGAGAAGCCATAGAAAAAGTATATTGTGATATTTTTAAAACACAAGCAGCTTTAGTCAGACCCATTATTGTAAATGGTACTCATGCGCTTACACTAACTTTAACTGGTATTTTAAGGCCTGGAGATGAACTAATTTATTGTACAGGTGCTCCTTACGATACTCTGGAAGAAGTAATTGGCCTGAGAGGCGAAGGAAAAGGTTCTTTAAAAGAGTTTGGTATCACCTATAATCAGGTGGAATTAACATCTGAAGGGAATATTGATCTGGAAGCTCTGAAAAAAGTTATTACAGAGAAGACCAGAATAATAACGGTTCAAAGAGCTACCGGCTATGGATGGAGAAAAGCTATCACCATTGCAGAAATTGAGGAATGGGCATCTTTTGTTCATGGTATTAATCCCAACATCGTCTGCATGGTGGACAATTGTTATGGAGAATTTCTGGACACGAAAGAACCTACAGAGGTGGGTGCAGATATAATAGCAGGGTCTCTCATTAAAAATCCGGGAGGAGGTTTGGCTCTAGCTGGGGGATACATTACTGGCAGAGCAGATCTGGTTGAAAATATATCCTATCGAATGACTTCGCCTGGAATTGGCGGAGAATGCGGCCTTATGTTTGGACAGACAAGAACCATGTTTCAGGGATTGTTCCTTGCCCCTAAAGCCGTAAATGCAGCAGTTAAAGGTGCAATTCTTTGCGCTCAGGCCTTCGACAGCCTGGGATATGAAGTGTGCCCGAAAGCTTCAGAAAAAAGAAGCGATATCATAGAAGCAGTTAAACTGAATAATCCCGAAGCTATGTGCGCTTTTGCAGAAGGTATTCAGTCAGCAGCACCAATAGATTCCCATGTAAAACCTGTTCCCTGGGCTATGCCAGGGTATGACAGTGATGTAATAATGGCTGCAGGAGCCTTTGTTCAGGGCTCTTCGATAGAATTAAGTGCAGATGGACCATTAAGGGAGCCGTATATTATTTATTTCCAGGGTGGTCTGACTTATGAACATTCCAAGTTTGGTGTTATTAAAGCACTTCAGGCTCTCTATGAAAAAAACTTACTGAAAAATATCTAG